The following proteins are co-located in the Alphaproteobacteria bacterium genome:
- a CDS encoding phosphoglycerate kinase, whose protein sequence is MPSLPLLKDLDVGGRKVLLRLDLNVPMDDKHNVTDDTRIRRALPTLNELCQRGARTIIISHFGRPKGKDVPELSLAHVAGPLTEALGRYVDVTADCIGKGPETVADALKPGEFLMLENLRFHPGEEANDADFGAALAVVGDVYVNDAFSASHRAHASIVGLPQLLPHAAGPALQSELIALESTLRNPERPMLAIIGGAKVSTKLKLLGNLISNVEMLAIGGAMANTFRLAQGISVGTSRVEEDMLDTALAVLGKASEQGCKIILPIDAVVASELAKSIETEVVTMDDMPEDKMILDIGPASADAIANAMARCRTVLWNGPLGAFETAPFDTATVLLAGTTAALTEARKLVSVAGGGDTVAALSHAQVDDKLTYVSTAGGAFLEWIEGKTLPGLAIMYKE, encoded by the coding sequence ACCTCAACGTGCCAATGGATGACAAGCATAATGTTACCGATGACACGCGCATCCGGCGCGCCTTGCCGACTCTCAACGAGCTTTGCCAGCGCGGCGCACGCACGATCATCATCTCCCATTTCGGCAGGCCCAAAGGCAAGGACGTGCCCGAGCTTTCGCTGGCCCATGTCGCCGGGCCGCTGACGGAAGCGCTGGGGCGCTACGTCGACGTTACCGCCGACTGCATCGGCAAGGGACCGGAGACTGTCGCAGACGCCCTCAAGCCGGGCGAGTTCCTGATGCTCGAGAACCTGCGCTTCCACCCAGGCGAAGAAGCCAACGACGCCGATTTTGGTGCGGCGCTCGCGGTGGTGGGCGACGTCTACGTCAACGATGCCTTCTCGGCCTCGCACCGCGCCCATGCCTCCATCGTCGGGTTGCCGCAATTGTTGCCGCACGCGGCCGGCCCGGCCCTGCAGAGCGAACTGATCGCGCTAGAGAGCACCTTGCGCAATCCGGAACGGCCCATGCTCGCCATCATCGGCGGCGCCAAGGTCTCGACCAAGCTCAAGCTGCTGGGCAATCTGATCAGCAATGTCGAGATGCTAGCCATCGGCGGCGCCATGGCCAACACCTTTCGCTTGGCACAAGGCATCTCGGTCGGCACCTCGCGCGTGGAAGAGGACATGCTAGACACGGCGTTGGCGGTGCTCGGCAAGGCCTCGGAACAGGGCTGCAAGATCATCCTACCGATCGACGCGGTGGTCGCGAGTGAGCTGGCCAAAAGCATCGAGACCGAAGTGGTGACCATGGACGACATGCCCGAGGATAAGATGATCCTCGATATCGGTCCCGCCTCGGCGGACGCCATCGCCAATGCCATGGCGCGTTGCCGCACGGTGCTGTGGAACGGCCCACTCGGCGCCTTCGAGACCGCGCCTTTCGATACTGCAACGGTGCTCCTTGCGGGCACTACCGCGGCGCTCACCGAGGCGCGCAAGCTGGTCAGCGTCGCCGGCGGCGGCGACACAGTGGCGGCGCTCTCTCACGCACAGGTCGATGACAAGCTCACCTACGTCTCGACCGCGGGCGGCGCGTTCCTTGAATGGATCGAAGGCAAGACCCTGCCGGGCCTCGCCATTATGTACAAGGAATAG
- a CDS encoding peptidylprolyl isomerase, producing the protein MMRTALFALALILHSAVGSAQGMESGDVIVARVWDVEIMLSEVMTAIYATRPEERASQHPEDLYDQTLERLVEGALTYHAAREAGLREDPSVQRRLRLIERQVLSDAYFRQQLSGQIDAALLDARYVAYAAAMAGRRQYHAHHIRTANETAAIEVKARIDSGESFADVAHSLSYPGSSRGGDLGFFDENSMVPEIVSVAAAMAVGSVSEPFHSQYGWHLLSLEAARPAPIASREEMHDQLAEEAWQDMRTAAIESLRQAAPIARFGRNGEPLVD; encoded by the coding sequence ATGATGCGCACCGCCCTCTTCGCCCTTGCCCTGATCTTGCACTCTGCCGTGGGCTCAGCGCAGGGCATGGAAAGTGGCGATGTGATCGTCGCCCGCGTCTGGGATGTGGAGATCATGCTCTCCGAGGTCATGACGGCGATCTATGCAACGCGGCCGGAAGAGCGCGCCAGCCAGCATCCCGAAGACCTCTACGACCAGACCCTCGAACGGCTTGTCGAGGGCGCGCTGACCTACCATGCGGCGCGCGAGGCGGGTTTGCGTGAAGACCCGAGCGTGCAGCGCCGTTTGCGCCTAATCGAGCGCCAGGTGCTGTCGGACGCCTATTTTCGACAGCAGCTGTCCGGACAGATCGACGCCGCACTGCTCGATGCCCGCTACGTCGCCTATGCCGCTGCCATGGCCGGGCGCAGGCAGTACCACGCGCACCATATCCGCACTGCCAACGAGACTGCAGCGATAGAGGTCAAGGCGCGCATCGACAGTGGAGAGAGCTTCGCAGATGTCGCGCACAGCCTGAGCTATCCCGGGTCCAGCCGCGGCGGCGACCTCGGCTTCTTCGATGAGAACAGCATGGTGCCTGAGATCGTCTCAGTGGCCGCCGCCATGGCGGTTGGCAGCGTTTCCGAGCCCTTTCACAGCCAGTATGGCTGGCACCTGCTGAGCCTCGAAGCGGCGCGGCCAGCGCCAATCGCCAGCCGCGAAGAGATGCACGACCAGCTGGCCGAAGAGGCCTGGCAGGACATGCGCACCGCTGCGATCGAGAGCCTGCGCCAGGCCGCGCCGATTGCGCGCTTTGGCCGCAACGGCGAGCCACTGGTGGACTGA
- the argJ gene encoding bifunctional glutamate N-acetyltransferase/amino-acid acetyltransferase ArgJ → MASARSPLAPDAFPALPAIDGVRLGASACGIRYRERTDLMLALFDPGTTVAGVLTRSLTASAAVHWCRDALAGGVARALVVNSGNANAFTGSAGADAMRRTVAVAARLANCAGSEVFVSSTGVIGEPLPVEKIEQALPALAKTLAPDAWPRAAEAIMTTDTFAKGGTRRCEIAGRPVQLVGIAKGSGMIAPDMATMLSYIATDAALPTELLQRLLSLAVDKSFNAITVDSDTSTSDTVLLFATGKVTTPELSGISDRRLVGFRRALGALCQDLAQQIVRDGEGASKLVTVRVSGATSRPAAKRIAMSIANSPLVKTAIAGSDPNWGRIVMAIGKAGEKAERDALRIAIGNFPITEGGTVRADYDESLVAEYMKGDEIDIAVDVGVGRGHATVWTCDLTHGYIEINADYRS, encoded by the coding sequence ATGGCAAGCGCCAGGTCGCCGCTCGCTCCGGACGCCTTCCCCGCCCTGCCGGCCATCGATGGCGTACGGCTCGGCGCCAGTGCCTGCGGCATCCGCTACCGCGAGCGCACGGACCTGATGCTGGCGCTGTTCGATCCAGGCACTACGGTTGCCGGCGTGCTGACCCGCTCGCTGACAGCCTCTGCCGCGGTGCATTGGTGCCGCGATGCGCTGGCTGGCGGAGTGGCCCGGGCGCTGGTGGTCAATTCGGGCAATGCCAACGCCTTTACCGGCAGCGCGGGCGCGGACGCCATGCGACGCACGGTAGCCGTGGCGGCCAGGCTCGCAAACTGCGCCGGGTCCGAGGTCTTCGTCTCCTCCACCGGCGTCATCGGCGAGCCCCTGCCGGTGGAGAAGATTGAACAGGCCCTGCCGGCGCTAGCCAAGACGCTGGCGCCCGATGCGTGGCCGCGGGCGGCCGAGGCCATCATGACCACCGACACGTTCGCCAAGGGCGGCACGCGTAGGTGCGAGATTGCGGGCCGGCCGGTGCAGCTAGTCGGCATCGCCAAGGGCTCGGGCATGATTGCGCCCGACATGGCAACGATGCTGTCCTATATCGCCACCGACGCAGCGCTGCCCACGGAGTTGCTGCAGCGCCTTCTATCCTTGGCAGTCGATAAGTCCTTCAACGCCATCACCGTCGACAGCGATACTTCTACCAGCGACACGGTGCTGTTGTTCGCCACGGGCAAGGTGACGACGCCCGAGCTCAGCGGAATCAGCGACCGCCGCCTGGTCGGCTTCCGTCGCGCTCTCGGCGCCCTTTGCCAGGATCTTGCACAACAGATCGTGCGCGACGGCGAAGGTGCGAGCAAGCTAGTCACGGTCCGCGTCAGCGGCGCCACAAGCCGCCCTGCAGCCAAGCGCATCGCCATGTCGATCGCCAACTCGCCGCTCGTCAAGACGGCCATCGCCGGCAGCGATCCCAATTGGGGCCGGATCGTCATGGCCATCGGCAAGGCTGGCGAGAAGGCCGAACGCGACGCCCTGCGAATAGCCATCGGCAACTTTCCCATCACCGAAGGCGGCACGGTACGGGCCGACTACGATGAGAGCCTGGTAGCGGAATACATGAAGGGTGACGAGATCGACATCGCTGTCGACGTGGGTGTGGGCCGCGGCCATGCGACGGTGTGGACCTGCGACCTGACACACGGCTATATCGAGATCAACGCTGACTATCGCTCATGA
- a CDS encoding bifunctional GNAT family N-acetyltransferase/(deoxy)nucleoside triphosphate pyrophosphohydrolase, which produces MSFAPIASERLDLRPLLASDAAALFSLLDDHEIARQTPNLPCPYGYDMAVRWIAESRPSLYAGEEFLFGAFTRTHASLAAVVKLALDPALPEAEIGYWVDARHRRSGIAGEAVRKVADFAFATLGLARLSAGVLDGNPASLRVLAKAGFRETRRGKIGERAASFHTLDATPAKGLPLYVAAVAMIDDYGRVLIAKRPAGKAMAGLWEFPGGKVEPGERPRAALARELSEELALEATLSDLWPFAMASHRYPKFQLLMPLLLCRRWSGAPQPREGQAIAWATANALARFPIPAADAPLVEELSPLLAP; this is translated from the coding sequence ATGAGCTTCGCACCCATCGCCAGCGAGCGGCTCGACTTGCGGCCGCTGCTGGCGAGCGACGCGGCGGCGCTCTTCAGCTTGCTCGACGATCACGAGATTGCACGCCAGACCCCGAACCTGCCGTGCCCCTATGGCTACGACATGGCCGTTCGCTGGATCGCCGAGTCGCGCCCAAGCCTCTATGCTGGCGAGGAGTTCCTTTTTGGCGCCTTCACCCGCACGCACGCCAGCCTGGCGGCGGTGGTCAAGCTGGCGCTTGACCCGGCCCTGCCAGAGGCGGAGATCGGCTACTGGGTCGATGCCCGCCACCGCCGCAGCGGCATCGCCGGTGAGGCGGTGCGCAAGGTAGCGGACTTCGCCTTTGCCACGCTCGGCCTGGCGCGGCTCAGCGCCGGCGTTCTCGACGGCAACCCGGCGAGCCTGCGCGTGCTGGCAAAGGCGGGCTTCCGCGAGACGCGGCGCGGCAAGATCGGCGAGCGGGCTGCAAGCTTCCACACACTCGACGCGACGCCCGCCAAGGGCCTGCCTTTATACGTCGCAGCGGTCGCCATGATCGATGACTATGGCCGCGTCCTGATCGCCAAGCGCCCCGCGGGCAAGGCCATGGCGGGTCTGTGGGAGTTCCCCGGTGGCAAGGTTGAGCCCGGCGAGCGGCCACGCGCGGCGCTGGCGCGTGAGCTTTCGGAAGAGCTGGCGCTCGAAGCGACCCTTAGCGACCTTTGGCCCTTTGCCATGGCCAGCCATCGCTACCCCAAATTCCAACTGCTCATGCCCCTGCTGCTTTGCCGGCGTTGGTCCGGCGCGCCGCAGCCACGCGAGGGCCAGGCCATCGCCTGGGCCACGGCGAATGCGCTGGCACGCTTTCCCATACCGGCAGCGGATGCGCCGCTGGTCGAGGAGCTATCGCCCCTGCTTGCGCCCTGA
- a CDS encoding methyltransferase domain-containing protein, with amino-acid sequence MSVPEIFDRTLLRRHRQRAATGFAAHDFLFTEAAARVAERLGEVRRSFGLGLDLGCHTGALARVLPAGLVEYLVQADLSEAMLGAASGLRLAADEERLPFRRDAFDLVASVLTLHWANDLPGALAQAAACLKSDGLLLVSLFGGGTLGELRSVFDETELAETGIGGRISPFVDIRDAGGLLQRAGLALPVVDTETVIVSYEDPLRLLDDLRGMGESNVLVRRSRLPLTRQRLGAVMARYRERFADAEGRVPASFELLTLTAWKTNLDQPRPLTSGRGERPLSDALGSGRKQGR; translated from the coding sequence ATGAGTGTGCCGGAGATTTTCGATCGGACGCTGTTGCGCCGGCACCGGCAGCGGGCGGCCACCGGCTTCGCGGCGCACGACTTTCTCTTTACCGAAGCGGCGGCGCGCGTCGCCGAGCGCCTTGGCGAGGTGCGGCGTAGTTTTGGACTCGGGCTTGACCTCGGCTGCCATACGGGCGCGCTGGCCCGCGTCCTGCCGGCCGGCCTGGTCGAATATTTGGTGCAGGCGGATCTCTCGGAGGCGATGCTGGGCGCGGCCTCTGGCCTTCGCCTCGCGGCCGACGAGGAGCGACTGCCGTTCCGCCGTGACGCCTTCGATCTCGTCGCCAGTGTTCTCACGCTGCACTGGGCCAACGATCTTCCGGGTGCTCTGGCCCAGGCGGCGGCGTGCCTCAAGTCCGATGGCTTGCTGCTGGTTTCATTGTTTGGCGGTGGCACTCTGGGCGAGTTGCGCAGCGTTTTCGACGAGACCGAGCTTGCTGAAACCGGCATCGGCGGGCGCATCTCACCTTTCGTCGACATCCGCGATGCGGGCGGTCTGCTGCAGCGGGCCGGGCTCGCCCTGCCGGTGGTTGACACCGAGACCGTGATCGTCAGCTATGAGGATCCGCTGCGCCTGCTCGACGATCTGCGTGGCATGGGAGAAAGCAACGTGCTTGTGCGGCGCTCGCGCCTACCCTTGACGCGGCAGCGCCTGGGCGCGGTCATGGCGCGATATCGGGAGCGCTTTGCCGATGCGGAGGGACGGGTGCCGGCAAGCTTCGAGTTGCTGACGCTGACAGCTTGGAAAACCAACCTTGATCAACCGCGCCCGCTCACGTCAGGGCGCGGCGAGAGACCGCTTTCCGACGCACTCGGCTCAGGGCGCAAGCAGGGGCGATAG
- a CDS encoding rhodanese-like domain-containing protein, with product MVISRLFTLAGLGALLFAAPACAEPLVDAAWLGARSCEDGMVVLDLRESTRSLERGRVPCAVHAPYGSLEWRVERNGVVGMLPDAEHLAALIGGLGVGNSDHVVVVGPGGSAGAMTLATRVYWTFKAAGHDVVSLLDGGFSIYRAAGGKVEKGELMPPPRASYAVRLRVDLVADAADVATPGVAALIDSRLSDQYAGINRPRIVARGGTLPGAENVPITWLTRPDGRFQPAEVLAAIGENTGLSAKAPLITFCNSGQMASLNWFVAHELLGNEQARLYDGSMIDWAQDEARPVERRIGAD from the coding sequence TTGGTCATTTCCCGACTTTTCACCTTGGCGGGGCTTGGCGCCCTGCTTTTTGCTGCACCGGCGTGCGCTGAGCCTCTGGTCGATGCGGCCTGGCTCGGTGCCCGTTCCTGCGAGGACGGTATGGTGGTGCTTGATCTGCGGGAAAGCACACGGTCGCTGGAGCGGGGCCGCGTGCCCTGTGCAGTGCACGCGCCCTATGGTAGCCTAGAATGGCGTGTCGAGCGTAACGGCGTTGTCGGCATGCTGCCAGATGCTGAGCATCTAGCAGCGCTGATTGGTGGTCTCGGCGTCGGCAATAGCGACCATGTGGTGGTGGTAGGACCCGGCGGCAGCGCCGGCGCCATGACGCTGGCGACGCGCGTCTACTGGACCTTCAAGGCGGCCGGCCATGACGTGGTATCGTTACTCGATGGCGGCTTTTCCATCTATCGCGCGGCGGGCGGCAAGGTTGAAAAGGGTGAACTCATGCCGCCACCGAGGGCAAGCTATGCGGTCCGCCTGCGTGTTGATCTCGTCGCTGATGCCGCCGACGTCGCCACGCCCGGAGTGGCGGCGCTAATCGACAGCCGCCTGTCCGATCAATATGCTGGCATCAATCGACCGCGCATTGTCGCCCGCGGTGGCACGCTTCCCGGTGCCGAGAACGTGCCCATCACTTGGCTGACCAGACCCGACGGCCGCTTCCAGCCGGCCGAAGTGCTGGCCGCCATCGGTGAAAATACAGGCCTGTCGGCTAAGGCGCCGCTGATCACCTTCTGCAACTCCGGCCAAATGGCCTCGCTAAACTGGTTTGTCGCCCATGAATTGCTCGGCAACGAACAGGCCCGCCTTTACGATGGCTCCATGATCGACTGGGCGCAGGACGAGGCCCGCCCGGTCGAGCGTCGCATTGGTGCTGACTGA
- a CDS encoding MFS transporter: MTKAKPHSRLAVPTWCLFDWANSPFPTVVVTFVFAVYFQQAVVGDTVRATEMWGIALAISALGVAILGPILGAAVDAGMQRKPWLLGATVLMVLTCAGLWFATPDQDSIWLVLTLVALGNFGFELGMVFYNAMLPVLAERGRLGRISGWAWALGYAGGLACLTVALFVLIRAEPPPFGLDLAAQEPVRAVALLVALWLILFGWPLFVFTSENSGEALPVGAALREGIAALVGTLRNIRNHAQIVRFLLARMLYIDGLNTLFAFGGIYAAGSFGMSMTEVLEFGIALNVTAGLGAFGLAWVDDWIGARRTLILSLTALIGTGAAILLIEDKTWFWVLGLIIGVFMGPTQSASRSLMARLSPPDLTTEMFGLFALTGKATAFLGPWLVGMITLAANSQRIGMSVILVFLVLGLAILLGVREPRG; encoded by the coding sequence TTGACGAAGGCAAAGCCCCACTCGCGCCTCGCGGTTCCCACTTGGTGCCTGTTCGATTGGGCAAACTCACCGTTCCCAACGGTCGTGGTGACTTTCGTCTTCGCGGTCTACTTCCAGCAGGCCGTGGTCGGCGATACCGTGCGGGCAACAGAGATGTGGGGCATTGCGTTGGCGATCAGCGCCCTCGGCGTGGCAATCCTTGGGCCTATCCTCGGCGCCGCCGTCGATGCCGGCATGCAACGCAAACCCTGGCTGCTGGGTGCCACGGTCCTCATGGTGCTCACCTGCGCCGGACTTTGGTTTGCGACACCGGACCAAGACTCGATCTGGCTGGTGCTCACCCTTGTGGCCCTCGGCAATTTCGGCTTTGAACTCGGCATGGTATTTTATAATGCCATGCTACCTGTGCTGGCGGAGCGCGGTCGCCTGGGACGTATCTCGGGCTGGGCCTGGGCGCTCGGCTATGCCGGTGGGCTCGCTTGCCTGACAGTGGCGCTGTTTGTGCTGATCCGGGCCGAGCCACCACCCTTCGGCCTCGATTTGGCAGCGCAAGAGCCGGTACGTGCGGTGGCGCTGCTGGTGGCGCTATGGCTGATCCTATTCGGCTGGCCACTCTTTGTCTTCACCTCGGAAAACAGCGGCGAAGCCCTTCCGGTTGGCGCCGCGCTACGCGAAGGTATCGCTGCCCTTGTCGGCACCCTGCGCAACATCCGTAACCACGCCCAGATCGTCCGCTTTCTCCTTGCCCGCATGCTCTACATCGACGGACTCAACACGCTCTTCGCTTTTGGGGGCATCTATGCCGCCGGCTCATTCGGCATGAGTATGACCGAGGTACTGGAGTTTGGCATCGCACTCAATGTGACGGCCGGCCTTGGCGCCTTCGGGCTTGCCTGGGTCGACGATTGGATCGGCGCAAGGCGCACATTGATCCTGTCGCTCACGGCCCTTATCGGGACCGGCGCGGCCATCCTGCTGATCGAGGATAAGACTTGGTTCTGGGTACTAGGCTTGATCATCGGCGTCTTCATGGGGCCCACGCAGTCGGCTAGCCGCTCGTTGATGGCGCGCCTTTCTCCGCCTGACCTGACCACGGAGATGTTCGGCCTGTTTGCCCTGACCGGTAAGGCAACAGCCTTCCTCGGCCCATGGCTTGTCGGCATGATTACCCTTGCCGCAAACAGTCAGCGCATCGGCATGAGCGTCATACTTGTATTTCTCGTCCTCGGCCTCGCAATCCTGCTGGGTGTCCGCGAGCCGCGGGGGTGA
- a CDS encoding mandelate racemase/muconate lactonizing enzyme family protein, which yields MKVKDVKTFAVGNPPPHHGGPVWVFVTLTTDTGIKGVGEVYGVPFDPHVVAKMTEDVAEQHIVGADPFQIEKLWRIVYSRGYLQRPDVSLMGVMSGIEMALWDIIGKALNQPVYNLLGGLTQETLRSYTYLYADSDTPPDNPMALTDVHNNAEVAAARAAHYVSLGFTTVKYDPIMPMSAFDPRELSIETLDNAEAVTAALRDAVGSGVDLLFGTHGQCTTASAIRLAQRIEPYEPLWFEEPVPPENIDEMARVCHSTSVPVATGERLTTKYEFAQLLGKQAASILQPALGRVGGILEAKKIAGMAEAHYVRIAPHLYCGPIEAAANIQVAACSSNFLIQESIERFDGFHATILEQPIQWQDGHILPPCEPGLGVVLNEAVAEAHPYEGGLFPEMVDRPL from the coding sequence ATGAAAGTCAAAGACGTCAAGACCTTCGCGGTGGGAAATCCACCGCCGCATCATGGTGGGCCGGTTTGGGTCTTCGTGACGCTCACTACCGACACCGGCATCAAGGGGGTAGGAGAGGTCTACGGCGTACCATTCGATCCGCACGTGGTAGCAAAAATGACTGAAGATGTCGCCGAGCAGCATATCGTCGGCGCCGATCCGTTCCAGATCGAGAAGCTCTGGCGTATCGTCTATTCGCGCGGCTATTTGCAGCGCCCGGACGTTTCTCTTATGGGGGTAATGAGCGGCATCGAGATGGCGCTCTGGGATATCATCGGCAAGGCGCTCAACCAGCCAGTCTACAACCTATTGGGCGGGCTCACTCAGGAAACTCTGCGCTCCTACACCTATCTCTATGCCGACTCAGACACCCCCCCTGACAATCCGATGGCATTGACCGACGTGCATAACAACGCCGAGGTTGCAGCGGCACGCGCCGCGCACTACGTCTCGCTTGGCTTCACCACGGTCAAGTACGATCCCATCATGCCCATGTCCGCCTTCGATCCGCGCGAGCTCTCGATCGAGACGCTGGATAATGCGGAAGCCGTGACCGCCGCCTTACGCGATGCCGTGGGCAGCGGCGTGGATCTTCTTTTTGGCACCCATGGTCAGTGCACCACGGCGTCAGCCATCCGCCTGGCCCAGCGCATCGAGCCCTACGAGCCACTCTGGTTCGAGGAGCCGGTGCCACCGGAAAATATCGACGAGATGGCGCGCGTCTGCCATTCGACCAGCGTACCCGTGGCAACCGGCGAGAGACTCACCACGAAATACGAGTTCGCACAATTGTTGGGTAAGCAAGCGGCGTCGATCCTGCAGCCCGCATTAGGGCGCGTCGGCGGCATTCTCGAAGCGAAGAAGATCGCCGGCATGGCAGAGGCCCATTACGTGCGTATTGCACCGCATCTCTATTGCGGGCCCATCGAGGCGGCGGCAAATATCCAGGTTGCCGCCTGCAGTTCCAATTTTCTTATCCAGGAGAGCATCGAGCGCTTCGACGGCTTCCATGCCACGATCTTGGAGCAACCCATCCAGTGGCAGGACGGCCACATCCTCCCGCCATGCGAGCCGGGTCTTGGCGTGGTACTCAACGAAGCCGTTGCCGAGGCGCACCCCTATGAGGGTGGCTTGTTCCCGGAGATGGTGGACAGGCCACTTTAG
- a CDS encoding AMP-binding protein, whose translation MQTVYEVVGAAADRCPDNGMVCAPPMAGRAYHADGIEITYAEAWREIEALREAYAAAGWGHGHRMALLLEQRPEFFFHFLALNALGCAIVPISPDYRHEELQYLLGHSEAHTALAIESRIAELQHAAPIAVVSFENFTVPEAPCLPPLSGAPKRESECALLYTSGTTGRPKGCILTNGYYLNAGAWYVALGGRATLREGDRLINPLPLFHMNSQAVSATAMFLVGGCLILPDRFHPKSWWRDVVATQATVIHYLGVVPPLLMNLPPAPEDTAHQVRFGIGAGIEPELHGPFETRFGFPLIEVWGMTETGRIYADCHEPRQIDTRAFGKPLPGLEARVVDDEGNDAEQGELLVRHTAEAPRKDFFAGYLKNEEATEEVWHGGWFHTGDTVRQGDDGMLYFVDRKKNIIRRSGENIAAAEVEACLQTHDAVAQVAVVAVPDALRDEEVMACIVPVSGIAAEEALAQRLFAWCDTRLAYYKAPGWITFRDSLPTTGTQKVQKTQLFDEGDTPTAGAIDLRQRKRKKR comes from the coding sequence ATGCAGACCGTCTATGAGGTGGTTGGCGCTGCCGCAGACCGTTGCCCCGACAATGGCATGGTCTGTGCCCCGCCAATGGCCGGACGCGCTTACCATGCAGACGGCATCGAGATTACCTATGCGGAGGCCTGGCGAGAGATCGAAGCCTTACGCGAAGCTTATGCGGCGGCGGGCTGGGGCCATGGCCACCGCATGGCATTGCTGCTCGAGCAGCGTCCCGAGTTCTTCTTTCACTTTCTCGCCCTCAACGCGCTCGGCTGCGCCATCGTGCCAATCAGCCCCGACTATCGCCACGAAGAACTACAATACCTGCTGGGTCACTCCGAAGCCCATACCGCGCTGGCGATCGAAAGCCGCATCGCCGAGTTACAGCACGCGGCACCGATAGCCGTGGTGTCGTTCGAAAATTTCACCGTGCCTGAGGCCCCCTGTCTGCCGCCCCTCTCAGGCGCGCCAAAGCGCGAGAGCGAATGTGCCCTGCTCTACACATCCGGCACGACAGGACGACCGAAAGGCTGCATCCTCACCAACGGATATTATCTTAATGCGGGCGCCTGGTACGTAGCACTCGGCGGGCGCGCGACATTGCGTGAGGGCGACCGACTAATCAACCCACTGCCGTTATTTCACATGAACTCGCAAGCCGTGTCGGCCACCGCCATGTTCCTGGTCGGCGGTTGTTTGATCCTGCCCGACCGCTTCCATCCTAAGAGCTGGTGGCGGGACGTGGTGGCGACGCAGGCGACTGTCATCCACTATCTCGGCGTCGTACCACCTTTACTGATGAATTTGCCTCCGGCGCCGGAAGACACTGCGCATCAGGTGCGCTTCGGGATCGGTGCCGGCATCGAGCCCGAGCTGCACGGACCCTTCGAGACGCGCTTTGGCTTTCCGCTCATCGAGGTATGGGGCATGACCGAGACGGGACGCATCTATGCCGATTGCCACGAGCCACGGCAAATCGATACGCGCGCCTTCGGCAAGCCGCTGCCAGGGCTAGAAGCGCGCGTGGTCGATGACGAAGGCAACGATGCCGAACAAGGCGAGCTGCTGGTGCGCCATACGGCTGAGGCGCCGCGCAAGGACTTCTTCGCCGGCTATCTGAAAAACGAGGAAGCGACGGAAGAGGTCTGGCACGGTGGCTGGTTCCATACCGGCGATACGGTGCGCCAGGGTGATGACGGCATGCTCTATTTTGTCGACCGCAAGAAGAATATCATCCGGCGCTCGGGCGAGAATATCGCCGCTGCTGAGGTCGAGGCCTGTTTGCAGACGCATGACGCGGTGGCCCAGGTCGCCGTCGTCGCCGTGCCCGACGCCTTGCGTGACGAGGAGGTGATGGCCTGCATCGTGCCCGTATCTGGCATTGCAGCCGAAGAAGCCTTAGCACAACGCCTGTTCGCCTGGTGCGACACGCGCCTGGCCTATTACAAGGCGCCGGGCTGGATCACCTTCCGCGATAGTCTACCGACCACAGGAACCCAAAAGGTGCAAAAGACGCAGCTCTTCGACGAGGGCGACACACCCACGGCAGGCGCCATCGATTTGCGCCAGCGCAAGAGGAAGAAACGATGA
- a CDS encoding 2-hydroxychromene-2-carboxylate isomerase: MSLEVFFDCSSPWTYLGFENVQTFGFEIAWKPILVGGVFNSINPSVYESRSNPVQAKARYLTKDLADWARYCGLNIKFPPTVFPVNSVKAMRGCLVAAEQAKLVDFARAAFQAYWSRDEDISQDDVMRSVCKAAGVDADWLMQAIARPEIKRALRDNTEELIRRGGFGSPTFFVNGDDMYFGNDRMPLIERKLGLS, encoded by the coding sequence ATGAGCCTCGAAGTCTTTTTCGACTGCTCGAGCCCCTGGACCTATCTCGGCTTCGAGAACGTGCAAACGTTTGGCTTCGAGATCGCCTGGAAGCCGATCCTGGTAGGCGGCGTGTTCAACTCGATCAACCCGAGTGTCTACGAATCCCGCAGCAACCCGGTTCAAGCCAAGGCGCGCTACCTGACCAAGGATTTGGCTGACTGGGCACGCTATTGCGGCCTCAACATCAAGTTCCCGCCAACGGTCTTCCCGGTGAACAGCGTCAAGGCCATGCGTGGCTGCCTAGTCGCCGCGGAGCAGGCCAAGCTGGTCGATTTTGCCCGCGCCGCCTTCCAAGCCTACTGGTCCCGCGACGAGGACATCTCCCAGGACGACGTGATGCGTAGTGTCTGCAAAGCAGCGGGCGTAGACGCGGATTGGCTCATGCAGGCGATCGCCCGGCCCGAAATAAAGCGGGCCTTGCGCGACAACACCGAAGAGCTGATCCGCCGCGGCGGCTTCGGCTCCCCCACCTTCTTCGTAAACGGGGACGACATGTATTTCGGTAACGACCGCATGCCGCTGATAGAAAGGAAGTTAGGGTTGAGTTGA